The Pocillopora verrucosa isolate sample1 chromosome 2, ASM3666991v2, whole genome shotgun sequence genome has a segment encoding these proteins:
- the LOC131790700 gene encoding acetyl-coenzyme A synthetase, cytoplasmic yields the protein MDNIISADTNEHEKELVGWFYPSEKIKSEAHVSSMDRYKEMYHHSIHEPAVFWGEIAEEFFWKVPPSKDKFMEFNFDTRQGQVFIKWMEGAVTNISYNVLDRNLDKGLGDNVAFYWEGNFPEDNKQITYSELLKEVCKFANVLKDKGIKKGDRVAIYMPMIIELVVAMLACARIGAVHSIVFGGFSAESLAERILDSSCKLLVTADGSYRGTKLINLKEIADDAIAKCKDKEFTVETCIVVQHVEGATATSPHSSPVAKKPCPPAQVNFNDAVDCWWHELMSNASDKCEPCWVDAEDPLFMLYTSGSTGKPKGVLHTVGGYMLYTAVTFKYVFDYHPGEIYWCTADIGWITGHSYITYGPLANGATSVLFEGTPFYPDSGRFWDVVDRYKVSKFYTAPTAIRSLMKFGKDVVKKYSRESLKVLGTVGEPINPEAWLWYYHTVGDEKCVIVDTYWQTETGGHVITSLPGATPMRPGAASFPFFGVVPAIVDEHGKELEGACEGLLVMKQPWPGMARTIYGDHERFEHVYFSKFNGYYTTGDGCKRDDNGYYWITGRTDDCMNVSGHLLSTAQIESALVEHNGVTEAAVVSCPHREKGEGIYCFTTLMEGVEFNEQLIKELKQKVRTKIGPFATPDVIQNAPGLPKTRSGKIMRRVLRQVAKNEKKIGDVTTMADSSVLKNLFENRPDVDFLL from the exons ATGGACAACATAATTTCAGCAGACACTAATGAGCACGAAAAGGAGCTGGTGGGATGGTTTTACCCATCGGAAAAGATCAAATCGGAGGCGCATGTGTCCAGTATGGATCGATACAAGGAAATGTATCACCATTCCATCCACGAACCAGCTGTTTTCTGGGGCGAGATTGCAGAAGAATTCTTCTGGAAAGTCCCGCCAAGCAAAGACAAATTTATGGAGTTTAACTTTGACACTCGTCAAGGACAAGTCTTCATCAAATGGATGGAAGGGGCAGTTACAAATATTTCATACAATGTATTGGACAGAAATTTGGATAAAGGGCTTGGAGACAATGTGGCTTTTTATTG GGAAGGAAATTTTCCTGAAGATAATAAGCAGATTACCTACAGTGAACTTCTCAAAGAAGTGTGCAAGTTTGCCAATGTTTTGAAAGACAAAG GTATTAAGAAAGGTGACAGAGTGGCCATTTACATGCCAATGATTATTGAGTTGGTAGTTGCAATGTTAGCTTGTGCAAGAATTGGAGCTGTTCACTCAATTGTG TTTGGAGGATTCTCTGCAGAATCTTTGGCTGAGCGGATTCTTGATTCATCTTGTAAATTACTTGTTACTGCTG ATGGGTCATATAGGGGTACAAAGCTTATTAACCTTAAGGAAATTGCTGATGATGCCATTGCAAAGTGCAAAGATAA GGAATTTACTGTGGAAACTTGTATTGTTGTTCAACATGTGGAAGGCGCCACTGCCACAAGTCCACATTCATCACCAGTTGCCAAAAAACCTTGTCCACCAGCACAG gtaAATTTCAATGATGCTGTCGACTGTTGGTGGCATGAACTTATGTCAAATGCTAGTGACAAATGTGAGCCATGCTGGGTGGATGCTGAGGATCCATTGTTCATGCTCTACACAAG TGGATCAACTGGTAAACCCAAAGGTGTCCTTCACACTGTGGGAGGTTATATGCTCTACACTGCTGTTACCTTTAA GTATGTGTTTGACTATCACCCAGGAGAGATATACTGGTGCACTGCAGACATTGGCTGGATCACTGGTCATAGTTACATCACTTATGGACCCTTAGCAAATGGTGCAACAAGTGTGCTG TTTGAAGGTACTCCTTTCTATCCTGACTCTGGCCGCTTCTGGGATGTTGTTGATAGATATAAGGTTTCCAAATTCTACACAGCTCCAACAGCCATCAGGTCTCTCATGAAGTTTGGAAAAGATGTTGTAAAAAA GTACAGTCGTGAATCTCTGAAAGTACTTGGCACAGTAGGAGAGCCTATAAATCCTGAAGCGTGGCTGTGGTATTACCACACTGTGGGAGATGAAAAATGTGTAATTGTTGATACTTACTGGCAGACAGAGACT GGTGGACATGTCATCACCTCCCTACCTGGAGCAACACCCATGAGACCTGGAGCTGCA TCTTTTCCATTCTTTGGAGTTGTGCCAGCCATTGTTGATGAACATGGAAAAGAACTTGAAGGAGCTTGTGAAGGGCTTTTG gtGATGAAACAACCTTGGCCAGGCATGGCAAGAACTATTTATGGAGATCATGAGCGATTTGAACATGTTTACTTTTCAAAGTTCAATGGTTACTACACCACAGGGGATG GTTGCAAACGTGATGATAATGGTTACTATTGGATCACTGGGCGAACAGATGACTGTATGAATGTCTCTGGTCACTTGCTAAGCACAGCACAAATTGAGAGTGCTTTAGTGGAACACAATGGAGTAACTGAAGCTGCTGTG GTATCTTGTCCTCACAGAGAAAAAGGAGAAGGGATCTACTGTTTTACCACATTGATGGAG GGTGTGGAATTTAATGAACAGCTCATCAAAGAACTTAAGCAAAAAG TGCGCACAAAAATTGGACCCTTTGCCACTCCTGATGTTATTCAAAATGCACCTGGTCTGCCCAAGACACGATCAGGCAAGATCATGCGTCGAGTTCTTCGTCAGGTTGCAAAGAATGAGAAGAAGATTGGCGATGTGACCACCATGGCTGACTCTTCTGTTCTCAAGAACTTGTTTGAAAACAGGCCTGATGTTGATTTCCTTCTCTAG